A window of Longispora fulva contains these coding sequences:
- a CDS encoding primosomal protein N', with protein MARICVDLALPHLDRPFDYLVPASMDAKVVVGGRVRVRFAGQKVDGYVLDRVAASEHGGSLSFLERAVSAEPVVSPEIARLARAVADRYAGNLADVLRLAVPPRHARAEAAVPPRQARWEAVVPTGDVPAETEVPTRAGGVSGSGGKPGEGSEVSGDGDGGGPPGRPAFPATVGWAAYPAGAAFLRALADGRAPRAVWTATPGEDWAARVAEAVGATLSGGRGAVVVVPDGRDLHRLDRALLSLLGEGRHVALSAATGPEERYTRFVTALRGHVGAVIGTRAAMFAPVDDLGLVAIFDDGDDVHADPHAPYPHAREVLLTRAELAGAAALVAGHSRTAEGQLLLATGWAKELTADRESLRTRAPRVVTTGDDVQQSRDPGAVSSRLPSVALQAARVSLAAGRPVLVQVPRRGYIPAVACETCRAPARCPHCSGPLALESGVLGGNAGVAGASPEHSGPSCRWCGRGATGFTCPVCGGRRLRASVVGARRTADEMGRAFAGVPVRTSGRGELLDTVPDGPALVVATPGAEPVADAGYGAVLLLDTWALLTRADLRAGEEALRRWLSAAALARADGTVVIVADASVPVVQALVRFDPAWYAARELDERAELGFPPAVRVGSLTGSPAAIAELLAGARMPAGVDELGPVPVFGGDEGVERLLLRVPRSTGPALARALHEAAGVRSAHRAKEPVRVQIDPLELL; from the coding sequence GTGGCGCGGATCTGCGTCGACCTCGCGTTGCCGCATCTTGACCGGCCGTTCGACTATCTCGTGCCCGCGAGCATGGATGCGAAGGTCGTCGTCGGTGGCCGCGTCCGGGTCCGGTTCGCCGGGCAGAAGGTCGACGGCTACGTGCTCGACCGGGTCGCCGCCAGCGAGCACGGCGGCAGTCTGTCGTTTCTCGAGCGGGCGGTGTCCGCCGAGCCCGTGGTGTCGCCGGAGATCGCCCGGCTGGCCAGGGCCGTCGCGGACCGGTATGCGGGCAACCTCGCCGATGTCCTCCGGCTCGCCGTGCCACCCCGGCACGCCCGCGCGGAGGCCGCGGTCCCACCCCGGCAGGCCCGCTGGGAGGCTGTGGTCCCGACCGGTGATGTTCCCGCGGAGACGGAGGTCCCGACCCGGGCCGGGGGGGTGTCGGGCTCTGGTGGGAAGCCGGGTGAGGGGTCCGAGGTCTCCGGGGACGGTGATGGTGGCGGGCCGCCAGGCCGGCCGGCGTTCCCGGCCACGGTTGGCTGGGCGGCGTATCCGGCCGGGGCAGCCTTTCTGCGCGCCCTCGCCGACGGCCGGGCGCCCCGCGCGGTGTGGACCGCCACGCCGGGGGAGGACTGGGCGGCCCGAGTCGCCGAGGCCGTCGGGGCGACCCTGTCGGGTGGCCGGGGCGCGGTGGTGGTGGTGCCCGACGGCCGCGACCTGCACCGGCTCGACCGGGCGCTCCTCTCGCTGCTCGGCGAGGGGCGGCATGTGGCGCTGTCGGCGGCGACCGGGCCGGAGGAGCGCTACACCCGGTTCGTGACGGCGCTGCGCGGCCATGTCGGGGCCGTGATCGGGACCCGTGCGGCGATGTTCGCCCCCGTGGACGACCTGGGCCTCGTGGCCATCTTCGACGACGGCGACGACGTGCACGCCGACCCGCACGCGCCGTACCCGCACGCCCGCGAGGTGCTGCTCACCCGCGCGGAGCTGGCCGGGGCGGCGGCGCTGGTGGCGGGGCACTCCCGGACGGCGGAGGGGCAGCTGCTGTTGGCCACCGGCTGGGCGAAGGAGCTGACCGCCGACCGGGAGTCCCTGCGGACCCGTGCCCCCCGGGTGGTGACGACCGGCGACGACGTGCAGCAGTCCCGGGATCCGGGAGCCGTGTCGTCCCGGCTGCCGAGTGTCGCACTGCAGGCCGCCCGGGTGTCCCTCGCCGCTGGCCGGCCGGTGCTGGTCCAGGTGCCGAGGCGGGGTTACATCCCGGCCGTGGCCTGTGAGACGTGTCGGGCTCCGGCGCGTTGTCCGCACTGTTCCGGGCCGCTCGCGCTGGAGTCCGGGGTCCTGGGCGGGAACGCCGGGGTGGCCGGCGCGTCGCCGGAGCACTCGGGGCCGAGCTGCCGGTGGTGTGGACGTGGTGCGACGGGTTTCACCTGCCCGGTGTGCGGGGGGCGTCGGCTGCGCGCGTCGGTGGTGGGCGCCCGTCGGACGGCGGACGAGATGGGCCGGGCGTTCGCCGGCGTGCCGGTGCGCACATCGGGGCGCGGTGAGCTGCTCGACACCGTTCCGGACGGTCCCGCGCTGGTGGTGGCCACGCCCGGGGCCGAGCCGGTCGCCGACGCTGGCTACGGGGCCGTGCTGCTGTTGGACACCTGGGCGCTGCTGACCCGGGCGGATCTGCGGGCCGGTGAGGAGGCGCTGCGGCGCTGGCTGTCGGCGGCGGCGTTGGCGCGCGCGGACGGCACCGTGGTGATCGTGGCGGACGCGTCGGTACCCGTCGTGCAGGCTCTGGTTCGTTTCGACCCGGCCTGGTATGCGGCCCGGGAGCTCGACGAACGCGCCGAACTCGGCTTCCCCCCGGCCGTCCGGGTGGGCAGCCTGACGGGTTCGCCGGCCGCGATCGCCGAGCTGCTGGCGGGTGCGCGGATGCCGGCGGGGGTGGATGAGCTGGGGCCGGTTCCGGTGTTCGGCGGGGACGAGGGCGTGGAGCGGCTGCTGCTGCGGGTGCCGCGGTCGACGGGGCCGGCGCTGGCGCGGGCGTTGCACGAGGCGGCGGGGGTTCGCAGCGCGCACCGGGCGAAGGAGCCGGTCCGGGTCCAGATCGACCCGCTGGAGCTGCTGTGA